The following coding sequences are from one Novosphingobium sp. Gsoil 351 window:
- a CDS encoding VOC family protein, which produces MKRIAVLALIVSACAGAAPPPQAATSSPGVAAPAARLPTDVRRTTIIVRDMENSLRLYRDVVGMKVNYDTVVETSGVALPAGVPGAKARLVLLNANDPFIGWIGLMQWIAPPLADPGPYPRRMGPGGVVIVMNTDDVDGRCAAAKTVPGVTPTAEPRMQEYPGRDGAPPIRVKGCNFFDPDGVLIEMNQLLK; this is translated from the coding sequence ATGAAGCGCATTGCCGTCCTGGCCCTGATCGTGTCGGCCTGCGCCGGCGCCGCGCCGCCCCCGCAAGCCGCGACATCCTCGCCCGGTGTCGCCGCGCCCGCGGCGCGCCTGCCCACCGACGTCCGCCGCACGACGATCATCGTCCGCGACATGGAGAACAGCCTGCGTCTTTATCGCGACGTGGTCGGGATGAAGGTCAACTACGATACCGTGGTCGAAACCTCGGGCGTGGCGCTACCCGCCGGTGTGCCGGGGGCGAAGGCGCGGCTGGTGCTGCTCAACGCCAACGATCCGTTCATCGGCTGGATCGGCCTGATGCAATGGATCGCTCCGCCGCTGGCCGATCCGGGACCGTATCCCCGGCGGATGGGGCCGGGCGGAGTGGTGATCGTAATGAACACCGACGACGTCGACGGGCGCTGCGCCGCGGCGAAGACGGTGCCGGGGGTGACGCCGACCGCGGAACCGCGGATGCAGGAATATCCCGGCCGCGACGGCGCGCCGCCGATCCGGGTCAAGGGCTGCAACTTCTTCGATCCCGACGGCGTGCTGATCGAGATGAACCAGTTGCTGAAGTAG
- a CDS encoding CaiB/BaiF CoA-transferase family protein → MTSPTPLAGIRVVEFTHMVMGPTVGHILAGLGAQVVRVEPNGGDQTRRLLGSGSGYFPMYNRGKASICLDLKSTGGLTVARDLCAAADVLVENFRPGALDRLGLGYEVLAEANPRLVYCSEKGFLPGPYEARTALDEVAQMMGGLAYMTGPPGRPLRAGASVIDVTGGMFGAIGILAALEERHRTGRGQKVVASLFETTAYLVGQHMAQFAVTGKPAAPMPARVSAWAIYDVFETRDEPVFIGVVTDALWEKFCALFGLDELWADQSIRANNSRVLARERILPPIRALIAGMTRAEVIARLDGTGMPFAPIGKPEDLFDDPHLAAGGLEPVTLDDGRETRLPTIPLEMGGKRPGGGAALPTPGADARTVLAGLGYDEARIAQLIADGAVEESR, encoded by the coding sequence ATGACGAGTCCTACGCCTCTGGCCGGCATCAGGGTGGTCGAATTCACCCACATGGTGATGGGGCCGACGGTCGGCCATATCCTCGCCGGGCTGGGCGCCCAAGTCGTCCGGGTCGAACCGAACGGCGGCGATCAGACCCGCCGCCTGCTCGGCTCCGGATCGGGCTATTTTCCGATGTACAACCGCGGAAAAGCGTCGATCTGCCTCGACCTCAAGTCGACTGGAGGTTTGACGGTGGCGCGCGATCTGTGCGCCGCGGCGGACGTGCTGGTCGAAAACTTCCGCCCCGGCGCGCTCGACCGCCTGGGGCTTGGCTACGAGGTGCTCGCCGAAGCCAATCCGCGGCTGGTCTATTGCTCGGAGAAGGGGTTCCTGCCCGGTCCCTACGAGGCGCGCACCGCGCTCGACGAGGTCGCGCAGATGATGGGCGGCCTCGCCTATATGACCGGACCGCCGGGCCGGCCCTTGCGCGCGGGCGCCAGCGTGATCGACGTCACCGGCGGCATGTTCGGCGCGATCGGGATCCTCGCCGCGCTCGAGGAGCGCCACCGCACCGGGCGCGGCCAGAAGGTCGTCGCCAGCCTGTTCGAGACCACCGCCTATCTCGTCGGCCAGCACATGGCGCAGTTCGCGGTGACCGGAAAGCCGGCTGCGCCGATGCCCGCCCGGGTCAGCGCCTGGGCGATCTATGACGTATTCGAGACCCGCGACGAGCCGGTGTTCATCGGCGTGGTCACCGACGCGCTGTGGGAAAAGTTCTGCGCTCTGTTCGGGCTCGACGAGCTTTGGGCGGACCAGTCGATCCGCGCCAACAACAGCCGCGTGCTGGCGCGAGAGCGCATCCTGCCGCCAATCCGCGCGCTGATCGCCGGGATGACCCGCGCCGAGGTGATCGCCCGGCTCGACGGGACCGGCATGCCGTTCGCCCCCATCGGCAAGCCCGAAGACCTGTTCGACGACCCGCATCTGGCCGCTGGGGGCCTCGAGCCGGTCACGCTCGACGACGGGCGCGAAACCCGCCTGCCGACGATCCCGCTCGAGATGGGCGGCAAACGCCCTGGCGGCGGCGCCGCGCTCCCGACACCCGGCGCCGACGCCCGCACGGTGCTGGCGGGACTGGGCTACGACGAGGCCCGGATCGCGCAATTGATCGCCGATGGCGCGGTGGAGGAAAGCCGATGA
- a CDS encoding hydroxymethylglutaryl-CoA lyase, protein MTRILVSEVGPRDGLQSIDRVMPLEAKKAWIAAEAAAGVREIEVGSFVPPALLPQMADTAELVAFAKTIPGLNVVTLVPNARGAARAVEAGVDAMSIPFSMSETHSIKNVRKDHPAMLAEIREAAAIAHAAGKPFAVGLSTAFGCTIEGAVAETQVVRLAAAAAEAGADEFSLSDTTGYADPAQVRRLVRAVRGAVGEKLTTLHLHNTRGLGLANALAGLDEGDHHARCLARRAGGLSLRAGRLGQHRHRRPRADAQRHGL, encoded by the coding sequence ATGACCCGCATCCTCGTCTCCGAAGTCGGCCCGCGCGACGGGTTGCAGTCGATCGATCGGGTGATGCCGCTCGAGGCGAAGAAAGCGTGGATCGCCGCCGAGGCAGCGGCCGGGGTGCGCGAGATCGAGGTGGGCAGCTTCGTTCCGCCCGCGCTGCTGCCGCAGATGGCCGATACGGCGGAACTGGTCGCCTTCGCCAAAACCATTCCCGGCCTCAACGTCGTGACGCTGGTGCCCAACGCCAGGGGCGCGGCGCGGGCCGTCGAGGCCGGGGTCGATGCGATGAGCATTCCGTTCTCGATGAGCGAGACCCACTCGATCAAGAACGTGCGCAAGGATCACCCGGCGATGCTCGCCGAGATCCGCGAGGCGGCGGCCATCGCCCACGCTGCGGGCAAGCCCTTCGCCGTCGGGCTGTCGACCGCGTTCGGCTGCACCATCGAAGGCGCGGTGGCCGAGACCCAGGTGGTTCGCCTCGCCGCCGCCGCCGCCGAGGCGGGAGCGGACGAGTTCAGCCTGTCGGACACCACCGGCTACGCCGATCCGGCGCAGGTCCGGCGGCTGGTGCGCGCGGTACGCGGGGCGGTCGGCGAAAAGCTGACCACGCTGCACCTCCACAACACCCGTGGCCTGGGCCTCGCCAACGCGCTGGCCGGGCTCGACGAGGGGGATCACCACGCTCGATGCCTCGCTCGGCGGGCTGGGGGGCTGTCCCTACGCGCCGGGCGCCTCGGGCAACATCGTCACCGAAGACCTCGTGCTGATGCTCAACGCCATGGGCTATGA
- the leuD gene encoding 3-isopropylmalate dehydratase small subunit: protein MNPFVTLTSVAAPLLRDNVDTDAIIPSREMRSTGRTGLADGLFAPWRYLDADARTPDPAFVLNRPAYKSAQILLGGANFGCGSSREHAVWALVEWGIACIVAASFAPIFRNNCIRNGLLPVELDRDAVESLAGRTVTVDLPEQVVMDGDTRHTFSIDAEAKAMLVEGLDAIALTLKQRPAYEAWLAQDRANRPWVYP, encoded by the coding sequence ATGAACCCGTTCGTCACGCTCACCTCGGTCGCCGCGCCGCTGCTGCGCGACAACGTCGATACCGACGCGATCATCCCCAGCCGCGAGATGCGGAGCACCGGACGCACCGGTCTGGCCGACGGACTGTTCGCCCCTTGGCGGTACCTCGATGCCGACGCGCGGACGCCCGATCCGGCGTTCGTGCTCAACCGTCCCGCCTATAAAAGCGCCCAAATCCTGCTCGGCGGCGCCAACTTCGGCTGTGGCTCGAGCCGCGAGCACGCGGTGTGGGCGCTTGTGGAATGGGGTATCGCTTGCATCGTTGCGGCAAGCTTCGCGCCCATCTTTCGCAACAACTGCATCCGCAACGGGCTGCTGCCGGTCGAACTGGATCGCGACGCGGTCGAGAGCCTGGCCGGGCGCACGGTCACCGTCGATCTGCCCGAACAGGTCGTGATGGACGGCGATACGCGTCACACCTTTTCGATCGACGCCGAAGCCAAGGCCATGCTTGTCGAAGGGCTCGACGCCATCGCCCTGACCCTCAAGCAGCGGCCAGCCTACGAGGCCTGGCTGGCGCAGGACCGCGCAAACAGGCCGTGGGTCTATCCATGA
- a CDS encoding 3-isopropylmalate dehydratase large subunit, giving the protein MPRTLFAKIWDAHRVAGTPGGADLVAIDRVFLHERTGAAALNSMAAAGRAVTDPARVFAVMDHIVDTRPGRGDATLMPGGQAFITETREACRAAGITLIDVGDRDQGIVHVISPELGIVLPGVTLVAPDSHTCTQGAFGALAWGIGTSEAEHAMATGMLRLERPGTMRVRFDGTLAPGVTAKDMALALIARHGAGGGAGRAIEFAGEAVGALDMEARMTLCNMATEFSAMTALIAPDAKTFAYLAGRRHAPAGFDDRYWATLSSDPGARFDAEIAMDAAAIAPMVSWGTSPEHAVPVEAAVPRGPARVHDYIGLEPGARLLGTPLDAAFIGSCTNARLSDLRRAAAVLRGKRIAPSIAKALVVPGSMAVRRAAEAEGLDKVFEAAGFEWRMSGCSLCFYAGGEGFAAGSRVISSTNRNFEGRQGPGIRTHIASPETVAASAIAGCIADPRPLLAQIPSGTVAA; this is encoded by the coding sequence TTGCCCCGCACTCTCTTCGCCAAGATTTGGGACGCGCACCGGGTTGCCGGGACACCGGGCGGGGCGGACCTCGTGGCGATCGACCGGGTGTTCCTGCATGAGCGCACCGGCGCGGCGGCGCTGAACAGCATGGCGGCGGCGGGGCGCGCGGTGACCGATCCCGCGCGGGTGTTCGCGGTGATGGACCATATCGTGGATACCCGCCCGGGGCGGGGAGACGCGACGCTGATGCCTGGCGGGCAGGCGTTCATCACCGAGACCCGCGAGGCCTGCCGCGCCGCCGGGATCACGCTGATCGATGTCGGCGATCGCGACCAGGGCATCGTCCATGTGATCTCGCCCGAACTCGGGATCGTGCTGCCAGGGGTCACCCTGGTCGCGCCCGATAGCCACACGTGCACGCAAGGGGCGTTCGGCGCGCTGGCCTGGGGGATCGGCACCAGCGAGGCCGAGCATGCGATGGCCACGGGGATGCTGCGGCTGGAGCGGCCGGGCACGATGCGGGTGAGGTTCGATGGCACGCTCGCGCCCGGGGTCACCGCCAAGGACATGGCGCTGGCGCTGATCGCGCGGCACGGCGCGGGCGGCGGCGCGGGCCGGGCGATCGAGTTCGCGGGCGAGGCGGTCGGCGCGCTCGACATGGAAGCGCGGATGACGCTGTGCAACATGGCGACCGAGTTCAGCGCGATGACCGCGCTGATCGCGCCCGATGCCAAGACTTTCGCGTACCTGGCCGGGCGGCGGCATGCTCCGGCAGGGTTCGACGATCGATACTGGGCGACGCTGTCCAGCGATCCGGGCGCGAGATTCGACGCGGAGATCGCGATGGATGCCGCGGCCATCGCGCCGATGGTGAGTTGGGGGACCAGCCCCGAGCACGCGGTTCCGGTCGAAGCGGCGGTGCCGCGGGGTCCGGCGCGCGTTCACGACTACATCGGGCTGGAGCCGGGCGCGCGCCTGCTCGGAACCCCGCTCGACGCCGCGTTCATCGGCAGCTGCACCAACGCGCGGCTATCCGACTTGCGCCGCGCCGCCGCCGTCCTGCGCGGCAAGCGGATCGCCCCGTCGATCGCCAAGGCGCTGGTCGTGCCGGGTAGCATGGCGGTGCGCCGCGCCGCCGAGGCCGAGGGGCTGGACAAGGTGTTCGAGGCCGCCGGGTTCGAATGGCGGATGAGCGGATGCTCGCTGTGCTTTTATGCGGGCGGCGAGGGATTCGCGGCGGGGAGCCGGGTGATCTCCTCGACCAACCGCAATTTCGAGGGCCGCCAGGGTCCGGGCATCCGCACCCATATCGCCAGCCCCGAGACGGTCGCCGCCAGCGCCATCGCCGGGTGCATCGCCGATCCGCGTCCGCTGCTCGCTCAAATCCCGTCGGGGACAGTCGCGGCATGA
- a CDS encoding DUF3598 domain-containing protein, producing the protein MTDIRREMPLLARHEGVWDGVYSYFNAANEKVDEHASRLLCRVPDGGDFPYHQTNHYRWPDGRTEIRDFPATYRDGRIWWDNELIQGWAAEVPLDEFNRTMMLYWQRTGDPTLYLYEQIQISDDGQNRCRTWHWIRNGMLETRTAIQERFVTKDWRGVDAEMQAAASEGRQVPFGGGPGFGG; encoded by the coding sequence ATGACCGATATTCGCCGCGAAATGCCCCTGCTCGCACGCCATGAGGGCGTGTGGGACGGGGTCTACAGCTATTTCAACGCCGCCAACGAGAAGGTCGACGAGCACGCCAGCCGCCTGCTCTGCCGGGTGCCCGACGGCGGCGATTTCCCGTATCATCAGACCAATCACTATCGCTGGCCCGATGGCCGCACCGAAATTCGCGACTTTCCGGCAACCTACCGCGATGGCCGGATCTGGTGGGACAACGAGCTCATCCAGGGCTGGGCGGCGGAAGTTCCGCTCGACGAATTCAACCGCACGATGATGCTCTATTGGCAGCGCACCGGGGACCCCACGCTGTATCTGTACGAACAGATCCAGATCTCCGATGACGGCCAGAACCGCTGCCGCACCTGGCACTGGATCAGAAACGGCATGCTGGAGACGCGCACCGCGATCCAGGAGCGTTTCGTGACGAAGGACTGGCGCGGCGTCGACGCCGAGATGCAGGCTGCGGCTAGCGAGGGACGGCAAGTCCCGTTCGGTGGCGGGCCGGGCTTCGGCGGCTAA
- a CDS encoding alpha/beta fold hydrolase, which produces MITRHVLTIPATGRKVHYRRSGSGPLLLMVHQSPRSSAEYERLMGQWSAHFTCVAPDSPGFGQSDPLPGEPEIGDFADALDEFLGALGVETCPAYGFHSGGIILVAAMQRHPARFTGLAIGGYAIWTADEMRVFGESYLPPFRPSAYGEHLTWLWNRMLEQSWVFPWFDVRDAARLPGAHADPARVHAAVLEMLDAGDAYRAGYGAVLRAPRDIPPPDAVSPPVLITAYAGDPLQSHIARIGAMPPNWRAAAVAKPAEHEAQSLAFLRHHAAGAPPKLGEDAGEGWLAVGQGLVHWKGTRGANRMTLHAPAAELAEPESGDVAIDVPGHGLSSDFADIGATIEAARAALGAADIAWPALPAGDPALLYPDLAPDRFGAHLLRAWSAARSEALFRPWYAADKDHAIPIDTAALDPAAIARRARARLRAGGAAARYHQFLTSLTGDGR; this is translated from the coding sequence GTGATCACCCGCCACGTCCTCACCATTCCCGCTACCGGGCGCAAGGTTCACTACCGCCGCAGCGGTTCGGGGCCGTTGCTGCTGATGGTTCACCAGAGCCCGCGCAGCTCCGCCGAATACGAGCGGCTGATGGGCCAATGGAGCGCGCACTTCACCTGCGTTGCGCCCGATTCTCCGGGGTTCGGACAGTCCGATCCGCTGCCGGGCGAGCCCGAGATCGGCGATTTCGCCGATGCGCTCGACGAATTCCTCGGCGCACTCGGTGTCGAGACGTGCCCAGCCTATGGCTTCCATTCGGGCGGGATCATCCTCGTCGCGGCGATGCAGCGTCACCCCGCGCGTTTCACCGGGCTGGCGATCGGCGGCTATGCGATCTGGACCGCCGACGAAATGCGCGTCTTTGGCGAAAGCTATCTCCCGCCTTTTCGACCCTCCGCCTATGGCGAGCATCTGACCTGGCTGTGGAACCGGATGCTCGAGCAGAGCTGGGTCTTCCCGTGGTTCGACGTGCGCGATGCGGCGCGCCTTCCGGGTGCGCATGCCGATCCCGCCAGGGTCCATGCCGCCGTGCTGGAAATGCTCGACGCGGGCGACGCCTATCGCGCGGGCTATGGCGCGGTGCTGCGCGCGCCGCGCGACATTCCCCCGCCAGACGCCGTTTCCCCGCCCGTCCTGATCACCGCCTACGCCGGCGACCCGCTCCAGTCGCACATCGCCCGGATCGGCGCGATGCCGCCGAACTGGCGCGCCGCGGCGGTCGCCAAGCCTGCGGAGCACGAGGCGCAGAGCCTTGCCTTCCTGCGCCACCACGCAGCGGGCGCCCCGCCGAAGCTGGGCGAGGACGCCGGCGAAGGGTGGCTCGCCGTGGGCCAAGGGCTGGTCCACTGGAAAGGCACGCGCGGCGCCAACCGGATGACACTCCACGCGCCGGCGGCGGAATTGGCCGAGCCGGAATCCGGCGACGTCGCCATCGACGTCCCCGGTCACGGGCTGTCGAGCGACTTCGCCGATATCGGCGCGACGATCGAGGCTGCGCGCGCCGCGCTGGGCGCGGCGGACATCGCCTGGCCCGCGCTCCCCGCCGGAGACCCCGCGTTGCTCTATCCCGATCTCGCGCCCGACCGCTTCGGCGCGCATCTGCTGCGCGCGTGGAGCGCGGCGCGGTCCGAGGCGCTGTTTCGTCCGTGGTATGCCGCGGACAAGGATCACGCGATTCCCATCGATACGGCTGCGCTCGATCCCGCGGCCATCGCCCGCCGCGCCCGCGCCCGCTTGCGCGCGGGCGGTGCCGCCGCGCGCTATCACCAGTTCCTCACCAGCCTAACGGGAGACGGCCGATGA
- a CDS encoding isochorismatase family protein, whose protein sequence is MQLIGTRMISDGKTARQLFEEVMANPARRKFGFGSKLAIVNVDFQQAYTRIDKFATAYETDPRQIEYVNTVSRLARERGMPVVWTHVAYKADAGDAGVWGTRTDTPDSLQNIKVDSERHAYDERCEIHPDDLQYTKRMPSAFFETPLASYLVWHKVDTVVVTGGSTSGCVRATAVDALSHGYRTIVPIETCADKHESYHFANLTDLQLKYADVEPVQTVIDWLQAR, encoded by the coding sequence ATGCAACTGATCGGCACGCGGATGATCAGCGACGGCAAGACCGCGCGCCAGTTGTTCGAGGAGGTGATGGCCAACCCGGCGCGCAGGAAGTTCGGGTTCGGCAGCAAGCTGGCGATCGTCAACGTCGATTTCCAGCAGGCCTATACCCGGATCGACAAGTTCGCGACCGCTTACGAGACCGATCCGCGACAGATCGAATACGTCAACACGGTCAGCCGGCTGGCGCGCGAACGCGGCATGCCGGTGGTGTGGACCCACGTCGCCTACAAGGCCGACGCGGGCGATGCCGGGGTCTGGGGCACGCGGACCGATACCCCCGACAGCTTGCAGAACATCAAGGTCGACAGCGAGCGTCACGCTTACGACGAGCGCTGCGAGATTCACCCCGACGACCTGCAATACACCAAGCGCATGCCGTCCGCGTTCTTCGAGACCCCGCTGGCGAGCTATCTGGTGTGGCACAAGGTCGATACCGTGGTGGTCACCGGCGGCAGCACGTCGGGCTGCGTGCGCGCCACCGCGGTCGATGCGCTGAGCCATGGCTATCGCACGATCGTCCCGATCGAGACCTGCGCCGACAAGCACGAGAGCTATCACTTCGCCAACCTCACCGATCTCCAGCTCAAGTACGCGGATGTCGAGCCCGTCCAGACGGTGATCGATTGGCTGCAAGCGCGGTGA
- a CDS encoding polysaccharide deacetylase family protein, whose translation MNEGAADPGLYAYAPYRGRPRIVWPGGKSVAVWVAPNLEYYEIDPPAHPQRKAWARPHPDVVGYAHRDHSNRVSHWRMAEVMSKHGFPGSVSLSVALCQHHPEVVADANARGWEFFSHGIYNTRYAYGMDEAQERSIIEDSIRTVEDATGQRIRGWLAPALTHTPRTLDLIADYGLDYTCDLYHDDQVQEVKVAKGRLASIPYSLEVNDHYGFFVYNMSGREYADTLVRQYERLAAEGEQSGTVMCIPLHAYLIGQPHRIGPFEEALRHIAADGRAWIARAGEIVDAWRAQQP comes from the coding sequence ATGAATGAGGGTGCCGCCGATCCCGGCCTCTACGCCTACGCGCCCTATCGCGGCCGGCCCCGGATCGTCTGGCCCGGCGGCAAGAGCGTGGCCGTGTGGGTCGCGCCCAACCTGGAATACTACGAGATCGACCCGCCCGCGCACCCCCAGCGCAAGGCCTGGGCGCGCCCGCATCCGGACGTGGTCGGCTATGCGCACCGCGATCATTCCAACCGCGTCTCGCACTGGCGGATGGCCGAGGTCATGTCGAAGCACGGCTTTCCCGGCTCGGTCAGCCTCTCGGTAGCGCTGTGCCAGCACCATCCCGAGGTCGTGGCCGACGCCAACGCGCGGGGCTGGGAGTTCTTCAGCCACGGCATTTACAACACCCGCTACGCGTATGGGATGGACGAGGCCCAGGAACGCAGCATCATCGAGGACTCGATCCGCACGGTCGAGGACGCGACCGGCCAGCGCATCCGCGGCTGGCTCGCCCCGGCGCTGACCCACACCCCGCGTACGCTCGACCTGATCGCCGACTACGGTCTCGACTACACCTGCGACCTCTATCACGACGACCAGGTCCAGGAGGTGAAAGTCGCCAAGGGCCGGCTCGCCTCGATCCCCTACAGCCTCGAGGTCAACGACCACTACGGCTTCTTCGTCTACAACATGAGCGGTCGCGAATACGCCGACACGCTGGTCCGCCAGTACGAGCGGCTGGCCGCGGAGGGGGAGCAGTCCGGCACGGTGATGTGCATTCCCTTGCACGCCTACCTGATCGGCCAGCCGCACCGGATCGGGCCGTTCGAGGAGGCGCTGCGCCACATTGCGGCGGACGGCCGCGCCTGGATCGCGCGCGCGGGCGAGATCGTCGATGCGTGGCGGGCACAGCAGCCATGA